In Mauremys mutica isolate MM-2020 ecotype Southern chromosome 16, ASM2049712v1, whole genome shotgun sequence, one DNA window encodes the following:
- the PATZ1 gene encoding POZ-, AT hook-, and zinc finger-containing protein 1 isoform X6 — protein MERVSEAAACGPSSGCYTYQVSRHSADMLHGLNQQRKNGGRFCDVLLRVGDESFPAHRAVLAACSEYFESVFSAQLGEGAGGGADGGAAEAGAGGGGAAGGRELEMHTISSKVFGDILDFAYTSRIVVRLESFPELMTAAKFLLMRSVIDICQEVIKQSNVQILVPPARPDIMLFRPSAADLGFPLDMTNGAGLAPNGNGIAGMPEDEATRAALTAAQSSLPVLQGVDRLPMVAGPLSPPLLASPFQNVGTSAPTLGTKRGRGRPRKANLLDSMMFGTPGGLREAGILPCGLCGKVFTDANRLRQHEAQHGVTSLQLGYIDIPPPRLGENGVPGQDDPDAPRKRSRTRKQVACEICGKIFRDVYHLNRHKLSHSGEKPYSCPVCGLRFKRKDRMSYHVRSHDGSVGKPYICQSCGKGFSRPDHLNGHIKQVHTSERPHKCQTCNASFATRDRLRSHLACHEDKVPCQVCGKYLRAAYMADHLKKHSEGPSNFCTICNRGLQAPGAHPEWGSSVPLRQDLWHQRRPEMLTFGPD, from the exons ATGGAGCGGGTGAGCGAGGCCGCCGCCTGCGGCCCGTCGTCGGGCTGCTACACCTACCAGGTGAGCCGGCACAGCGCCGACATGCTGCACGGCCTCAACCAGCAGCGCAAGAACGGCGGCCGCTTCTGCGACGTGCTGCTGCGGGTGGGCGACGAGAGCTTCCCCGCGCACCGGGCCGTGCTGGCCGCCTGCAGCGAGTACTTCGAGTCGGTCTTCAGCGCGCAGCTGGGCGAGGGGGCCGGCGGGGGCGCGGACGGGGGCGCCGcggaggccggggccggcggcggcggggcggcgggcgggcgggagctGGAGATGCACACCATCAGCTCCAAGGTCTTCGGGGACATCCTGGACTTCGCCTACACCTCGCGCATCGTGGTGCGGCTGGAGAGCTTCCCCGAGCTCATGACGGCCGCCAAGTTCCTGCTCATGCGCTCTGTCATCGACATCTGCCAGGAGGTCATCAAGCAGTCCAACGTGCAGATCCTGGTGCCCCCCGCGCGCCCGGACATCATGCTCTTCCGCCCCAGCGCCGCCGACCTGGGCTTCCCCCTCGACATGACCAACGGGGCCGGCCTGGCGCCCAACGGCAACGGCATCGCCGGCATGCCCGAAGACGAGGCCACGCGGGCCGCCCTCACCGCCGCCCAGTCCTCTTTGCCCGTCCTGCAAGGCGTCGACCGCCTGCCCATGGTGGCGGGGCCCTTGTCGCCACCCCTACTGGCCTCGCCCTTCCAGAACGTGGGGACCAGTGCCCCCACTTTGGGCACCaagaggggcagggggcggccCCGCAAAGCAAACCTCTTGGACTCCATGATGTTTGGTACCCCAGGGGGCCTGCGAGAGGCTGGCATCCTTCCTTGTGGCCTCTGTGGGAAAGTGTTTACAGACGCCAATCGTCTACGGCAGCATGAGGCTCAGCATGGGGTGACCAGCTTACAGTTGGGTTACATAGACATCCCACCGCCAAGGCTTGGTGAAAACGGGGTGCCTGGTCAGGACGATCCTGATGCCCCCCGAAAGAGGAGCAGGACAAGGAAGCAGGTGGCCTGTGAGATCTGTGGCAAGATTTTTCGGGACGTGTACCACCTGAACCGGCACAAGCTGTCGCACTCCGGCGAGAAGCCATATTCTTGTCCAGTGTGTGGGTTACGGTTCAAGCGGAAAGACAGGATGTCCTATCACGTTCGGTCTCACGATGGCTCTGTGGGAAAGCCCTACATCTGCCAGAGCTGTGGAAAAGGCTTCTCCAG gccagaccACTTGAATGGGCACATCAAGCAGGTGCACACGTCGGAGAGACCTCATAAGTGTCAG ACCTGTAATGCTTCCTTTGCCACCCGTGACCGACTGCGCTCACACTTAGCATGCCATGAAGACAAAGTTCCATGCCAGGTGTGTGGAAAGTACTTGCGGGCAGCATACATGGCAGATCATTTGAAGAAACACAGCGAAGGACCAAGCAACTTCTGCACTATCTGTAACCGAG
- the PATZ1 gene encoding POZ-, AT hook-, and zinc finger-containing protein 1 isoform X5 translates to MERVSEAAACGPSSGCYTYQVSRHSADMLHGLNQQRKNGGRFCDVLLRVGDESFPAHRAVLAACSEYFESVFSAQLGEGAGGGADGGAAEAGAGGGGAAGGRELEMHTISSKVFGDILDFAYTSRIVVRLESFPELMTAAKFLLMRSVIDICQEVIKQSNVQILVPPARPDIMLFRPSAADLGFPLDMTNGAGLAPNGNGIAGMPEDEATRAALTAAQSSLPVLQGVDRLPMVAGPLSPPLLASPFQNVGTSAPTLGTKRGRGRPRKANLLDSMMFGTPGGLREAGILPCGLCGKVFTDANRLRQHEAQHGVTSLQLGYIDIPPPRLGENGVPGQDDPDAPRKRSRTRKQVACEICGKIFRDVYHLNRHKLSHSGEKPYSCPVCGLRFKRKDRMSYHVRSHDGSVGKPYICQSCGKGFSRPDHLNGHIKQVHTSERPHKCQTPNGEGSPLQSQQENGSHPGISSETSTAIEKLKLQETCNASFATRDRLRSHLACHEDKVPCQVCGKYLRAAYMADHLKKHSEGPSNFCTICNRGLQAPGAHPEWGSSVPLRQDLWHQRRPEMLTFGPD, encoded by the exons ATGGAGCGGGTGAGCGAGGCCGCCGCCTGCGGCCCGTCGTCGGGCTGCTACACCTACCAGGTGAGCCGGCACAGCGCCGACATGCTGCACGGCCTCAACCAGCAGCGCAAGAACGGCGGCCGCTTCTGCGACGTGCTGCTGCGGGTGGGCGACGAGAGCTTCCCCGCGCACCGGGCCGTGCTGGCCGCCTGCAGCGAGTACTTCGAGTCGGTCTTCAGCGCGCAGCTGGGCGAGGGGGCCGGCGGGGGCGCGGACGGGGGCGCCGcggaggccggggccggcggcggcggggcggcgggcgggcgggagctGGAGATGCACACCATCAGCTCCAAGGTCTTCGGGGACATCCTGGACTTCGCCTACACCTCGCGCATCGTGGTGCGGCTGGAGAGCTTCCCCGAGCTCATGACGGCCGCCAAGTTCCTGCTCATGCGCTCTGTCATCGACATCTGCCAGGAGGTCATCAAGCAGTCCAACGTGCAGATCCTGGTGCCCCCCGCGCGCCCGGACATCATGCTCTTCCGCCCCAGCGCCGCCGACCTGGGCTTCCCCCTCGACATGACCAACGGGGCCGGCCTGGCGCCCAACGGCAACGGCATCGCCGGCATGCCCGAAGACGAGGCCACGCGGGCCGCCCTCACCGCCGCCCAGTCCTCTTTGCCCGTCCTGCAAGGCGTCGACCGCCTGCCCATGGTGGCGGGGCCCTTGTCGCCACCCCTACTGGCCTCGCCCTTCCAGAACGTGGGGACCAGTGCCCCCACTTTGGGCACCaagaggggcagggggcggccCCGCAAAGCAAACCTCTTGGACTCCATGATGTTTGGTACCCCAGGGGGCCTGCGAGAGGCTGGCATCCTTCCTTGTGGCCTCTGTGGGAAAGTGTTTACAGACGCCAATCGTCTACGGCAGCATGAGGCTCAGCATGGGGTGACCAGCTTACAGTTGGGTTACATAGACATCCCACCGCCAAGGCTTGGTGAAAACGGGGTGCCTGGTCAGGACGATCCTGATGCCCCCCGAAAGAGGAGCAGGACAAGGAAGCAGGTGGCCTGTGAGATCTGTGGCAAGATTTTTCGGGACGTGTACCACCTGAACCGGCACAAGCTGTCGCACTCCGGCGAGAAGCCATATTCTTGTCCAGTGTGTGGGTTACGGTTCAAGCGGAAAGACAGGATGTCCTATCACGTTCGGTCTCACGATGGCTCTGTGGGAAAGCCCTACATCTGCCAGAGCTGTGGAAAAGGCTTCTCCAG gccagaccACTTGAATGGGCACATCAAGCAGGTGCACACGTCGGAGAGACCTCATAAGTGTCAG ACTCCGAATGGGGAAGGAAGCCCTCTACAGAGCCAG CAGGAAAATGGCAGCCATCCTGGAATAAGCTCAGAGACATCCACAGCCATAGAAAAGTTGAAACTTCAAGAG ACCTGTAATGCTTCCTTTGCCACCCGTGACCGACTGCGCTCACACTTAGCATGCCATGAAGACAAAGTTCCATGCCAGGTGTGTGGAAAGTACTTGCGGGCAGCATACATGGCAGATCATTTGAAGAAACACAGCGAAGGACCAAGCAACTTCTGCACTATCTGTAACCGAG